In Magnolia sinica isolate HGM2019 chromosome 12, MsV1, whole genome shotgun sequence, a single genomic region encodes these proteins:
- the LOC131221853 gene encoding pentatricopeptide repeat-containing protein At1g28690, mitochondrial: MHCLLRPTYPIKPKSIPYFPAKSIHIPRLNPTSLSSYLQDHINSNSPSNGQKIHSHILKIGFKPNTNISIKLLILHLKSGCLSYARRVFDEMPKPTTSAYNYMLAGYSKHGQEQESLDLIRKMAASTEKPDGFSFSMMLKLSASLLLLDLGKSVHTQITKLDFESDDVLFTALVDSYAKNGKIDYARRVYDKMSERNVICSTAMISGYMKHGSVTIAEEIFEKTIEKDTVVFNAMIEGYSKTIETANRALEVYIDMQRLDFRPTISTFSSIIGACSILSAFEIGQQVHSQLMKTDSFSDVKLGSALVDMYSKCGRIVDARRIFNHMPERNVVSWTSMIDGYGKNGSPSDALQLFDKMRRENKTKPNYVTFLSALSACGHSGLISTGWEIFNSMERDYSLKPRMEHYACMVDLLGRAGSLHQALDFITKMPERPDSDVWGALLSACRLHGDVEMAGLAANELFKLSRDGRPGAYVALSNTFAAAGRWEGVSQVRGLMKERGVSKDAGCSWVGTDSGLCGFHVGKGM; encoded by the coding sequence ATGCACTgcttgttaaggcccacctacCCGATCAAACCCAAATCAATCCCATATTTCCCGGCTAAATCCATACACATTCCACGCCTAAaccccacttctctctcttcttatcTGCAAGATCACATCAATTCAAATTCCCCTTCAAACGGGCAAAAGATCCACTCTCACATCCTAAAAATCGGATTCAAACCCAACACCAACATCTCCATCAAACTCCTTATTCTACATCTTAAATCAGGTTGCCTATCCTATGCACGCCGCGTGTTCGATGAGATGCCCAAACCAACCACATCTGCTTATAACTATATGTTAGCTGGCTACTCCAAGCACGGCCAAGAGCAAGAATCCCTTGATCTAATCCGAAAAATGGCTGCTTCGACAGAAAAACCAGATGGGTTCTCGTTTTCGATGATGCTAAAGCTCTCTGCGTCGTTACTCTTGCTGGATCTTGGGAAATCAGTTCATACCCAAATAACGAAACTGGATTTCGAGTCGGATGATGTTCTCTTCACTGCTCTTGTCGATTCTTATGCGAAGAATGGGAAGATTGATTATGCAAGAAGGGTGTATGATAAAATGTCTGAGAGAAACGTGATCTGTTCTACTGCAATGATTTCCGGATACATGAAACATGGATCTGTTACAATTGCtgaagagatttttgagaaaACGATCGAGAAAGATACAGTGGTCTTTAATGCAATGATAGAAGGTTATAGCAAAACGATCGAAACTGCCAATAGAGCTCTAGAAGTCTATATAGATATGCAGCGGTTAGATTTTCGGCCAACAATCTCAACCTTCTCAAGCATCATTGGTGCTTGCTCTATCTTGTCAGCATTTGAAATCGGTCAACAAGTTCACAGTCAACTCATGAAGACTGATAGTTTCAGCGATGTGAAGCTGGGAAGTGCGCTTGTAGACATGTATTCAAAATGTGGGAGAATTGTGGATGCGCGGAGGATCTTCAACCACATGCCAGAAAGGAATGTTGTCTCGTGGACTTCCATGATTGACGGGTACGGCAAGAATGGGAGTCCAAGTGACGCACTCCAACTCTTTGACAAGATGCGTAGGGAGAACAAAACCAAACCCAATTATGTTACTTTCCTTAGCGCTCTATCGGCTTGCGGACACTCTGGATTGATATCGACCGGATGGGAGATTTTCAATAGCATGGAGAGGGACTACTCACTCAAACCGAGGATGGAGCACTATGCTTGCATGGTTGATCTTCTGGGACGTGCGGGGAGCTTGCATCAAGCACTGGATTTCATTACGAAAATGCCAGAGAGGCCggactctgacgtatggggggcATTGCTCAGCGCTTGTAGGTTGCATGGGGATGTGGAGATGGCAGGATTGGCAGCGAATGAGCTTTTTAAGCTGAGTAGAGATGGGAGGCCAGGGGCTTATGTTGCTCTGTCTAATACATTTGCAGCTGCTGGGAGATGGGAAGGTGTTAGTCAAGTGAGGGGATTAATGAAGGAGAGGGGAGTTTCTAAAGATGCTGGGTGCAGCTGGGTTGGGACTGATAGTGGTTTGTGTGGTTTTCATGTTGGCAAAGGAATGTGA